AGCTCGGAAGTCTGAACCATCACATACTTTCATTAGGGACAGGGACAGTTGTACTTCTTTGGATAGTAAAGTCTGATGTTTTATATGTgaattaacaaattaaatgtttgttcatGCCTTTGATATTAGTCAAACATTTAATGTTGTTAGATCAttcagaagaaaacattttagaaactaTCATCATATAACAGGGCTTTCCAGCTACTATCATGTTCAGGGTTTTCTTAATTGTATGTatgattgtttttatgatttcatttgttttggttaTATTTCCAGGCTCTATCactcctgtttttttaaagtgacagtgCTGACTTCTGGATTATTTCCATGTAGGATTGTGCATTTATGGAACGTGAGAGCTCAAAACATCTGTGGGAGAGCCCTTCaacatttgttgatttttacAGAAGGTCGGCTGTAACCTCTGACAGCCAGAGAAGGGCAAAGCATCCCAGCATAAATCATGAACACCCCTGACAACAGCTCAGCAACATCTCTGCCGCAATAAGAATATGGTATGTTCCAGGATGTGCTGTCCGATTCGGGGATGTCATCCCTAGCGGTGTCAAGAGGTGCCACAATTGCACAGGGTATCAAAGGGTTAAGCGACGTTCCTGCCCCAAAATGACCCGCTTAGGCAGTGCTTACTCCAAAGATAGTGAAAGCTTCACTGACAAGATAGAGGACTCAAGCCAAAACcaatagaaagtgttgtccaaGAACGCAGAGGTATTGTTTCAGTCAGCTTTAGTTGCTGGGAacaaaggaaaagaggagacagTGTGACTGAGCAAGGATGGCTCAGGGACATTATGCTAAAGATAGGATGCTAACGGCCTAAGAGCACATCGCCAGCAGACACTCATATTTCGCCGCAGAGAAACAGTCACACCCcctgaaaacattacatttctacACACAATTATAATCAATAAAAGCCATCATTGCAACAACAgatcttaaaaaacaaagcttCACTTTATTTCCATCCGAGAACTGAGAGCATGGATATCAATTTGATAATCCATTGTGTGCCAACCCACCTACAAACTATCATGTAGCTTCTTTAAAAGGTAGTTATGGTTGAGGCTGCCAATTCTATTACAAAGTAGGCAGGATTTATATGCTGTCTGACAGGCTGGAAGCACGGATGCATTCATATCCCAAGACTCACTTTACATGACCTGTGTTGCCATCGATAACGAGACTGATGCAGAAACCACATATAACAGAAGTCAAGCACTGTCActagcacattttaaaatgcaaccTAAATTAAGTTAACCCATTGCCGACAAATAACGGTGTGCCCTGAAGGAAACTAACATCCATAGACACCACAGATAATCCAGACTAACGTCTATTTTGTGTTGCAAAACCCAGCCTGTATCACAGCATCCATTAACTGACTGTAGCTGGCCGATTAGCACCATGAAGACAATTAGCAATGGGTTATCATGCGGATAACAACAGTCATTCACTTGTTTCTctcaaaatgcaataaataaataaatgtgacctATGTCCTGTGCAGTGTGGAAACAGCAAACAAGAAAACTAGTGATCATTTCAGCCTTAACAATAAATAAGGATAAGAGGGAACATAGATGTCAACacttggggcggctgtggcacatgaggtagagcgcttgtcccgtaaccacaaacccctctaccagcaacatgccgaggtgtccttgagcaagacacctaaccccaagttgctccccgggcgcttcattgcagcccactgctcctccgggatgggttaaatgcagagaaataatttccccattgtgggactaataaaggcttaattattattattaacagttTTCTTTAGGCGGCCgcagtctgtctgtgtcatcCTGACAGAAATGTACCATGTCTttgtctccctttctttctgtATACACAACATCTTTCCCACATGGCAAATGGGGTCCTGTGTGTTTCAGTGGCTATTTTGTAAATACAAAGAGCCATAACTAAGAGTTGGCTTCACTTAACCTTCCAGTCCACATGTAACAAACATGGAGCGAACAAGTAGCATTAGGAGAAAAGCCACAGCCAGACAACATAAAGGAGAAGTCATGATTGCTGGAGAACAACTCAGgtatgaagagagagagaggggggataCATGACTTGTCTATGGTCAGGCTTGAAGGAGATTCAAGGATTAAGGTTAAACATATGGCTGATTTGAACTTAAATTTCAAGGTTGAGACTACACGATGGAAAACTGATCAAGGACCGACGCTACCACCTGCGCACGTATCCTAACTGCTTTGTGGCACAGGAACTTATAGACTGGCTAGTGAGCCATAAGGAGGCTCCAGATCGAGCAACAGCCGTCTGCATCATGCAGCACCTCATGGATCATGACATCGTTCACCACGGTAAGAAGGACGCAACAACACAAGTTTCAGCAAGGAGATATTGGAAGACAAAGGGAAAATGTTGTAGCTTTATTCAGAGACCTGTTATTTCAAAACTTATTAGAAACTGTATGCTGCCCTTTCTTAGTCTGTGATAAGAGGCCAGTGTTGAAGGATGCCAAACTGCTGTACCGTTTCCGCAAGGATGATGGCACATTTCCCTTCAATACAGAGGTGAAAATCTTCATGCGAGGACAACGACTCTATGAACAGTAAGAGCGGCTGTTTATTTTGTGCTGGTATTCTTTCGTTTGACCTTGAAGTGTACAAAAGTGTACAGTTGAAGTGTCAACTATTGTCGTGATTGCATACACACcaatatgattttaaaatttCACACAGACAGCAAGAAGGTCCTGTCAAATATAAATCCCTAACTTTGTCTGTTCAAATTCTCCTTCCAGcactttttaaaagtaatttgcCTGTTTATGACATATctgatctgtgtttttgtggttcTTTCTTCAGTCTCATAGGTGACAAGAAGTCTATTCTTCAGCTAAGAGAGGAGCATGGCGTTGCATATCAGCGCTCCTTTCCTGGATACCAGCTGATTGACTGGCTCCTTCAGAACGGAGAGGCCGAGAGCCGGCGCCGGGGACTGGAGCTGTGCCGCGCCTTGCAGGAGCAAGGCATCATTCAGCACGGTGAGAGGAAACCTCATTGGCCCCTTTGATGTCTGGCACCAAGAATGAGTGGGTTGTCAGTGGCTGCTGTCAGTGGGTGGCCAGCTGGGACTTTTGCAATCTAAAGCAAATACACTCATCAACTCTTTGTGAAAAATCCCATTAGTTATAAAACGTGTTGttttgtgctctctctctctcccactcccaCCACTAGTGGCAAAGAAGCATGGTTTCTTTGACAGTGGACTGCTCTATCAGTTCTGCATCAATTTTCGCCGCAGACGCCGCCTATCTGAACTGCTGAATGAAAGTGGACAAGACGACAACGAAGGGGTGGCAGTGTCCACACATGAGGACAACCATCCTGATAGTCCGTTTGTTCTGCACAAAAACACGCCTCAGGACGGCAACAGTGCTTTCCATTCTGGTAAAAGAAAATTCTGCCCTTTTTTGCAGGTTTATACACTTTGTTGTGAATGCCAACTATCACATTGTAACGTTACTACTAATTTAATTACAGTGAGGTTAAGTAAAGATCTGAAACAGGTTACCAGTGGGCGTCGAGGCAGCTTGAATTCCCTTCAGCTTCACTCTTCTGGATTTCCACCTCTGGTCCAGCTGTCTTCGACTTCAGTGAGTTGCAATCCTAAATCAGGCAAGTGTGTAGTTAATATTCAAGGGAcaaatttttcaaaatgtcttaaaagacgttgttgaaatgtttttaaacttttacagTGCTAACAAGAAATTATACATGTGAAGAGTTATTCGCACCTGGGGCACCTGTTATTAAGAAAGTGTTGACGGTGAGTTACTTAACTGCATAATCACGGAGGGGGAAAACATTAATAGCAGCTCTAGGATTAGGACATTTATTCAGCATAACTTGAACAACAGTCTTCCAAAGTCAAAAAGACGataattataaatgtaaatgagggACAAAACTAAAATACTCCTTAAAAATGGAAACTTAGTTGGGGTGAGCTTTTGCCTACATGTTTTGTAATGTCAACAAAAAATTCTCATGTATTTAACCATGTATAAAAAGCATTTACATACTTAGGCCCCTTCATAGTTTACATTAGAAACAAGAGTAAACATATTTATGGTACCTATTAATACCTATTCAATGTGGACTAATGAATTGTATCTCACCAATGCAAaattattccattttatttctacAGATTGTGTAATTTATCGCATCCTCATGTCATCACAGGTGATAGGAGATGCCCTGGGCTGGGGCTTTGTTGTCAGAGGCATAGCTCCCTGTTATGTGCAGGCCGTTGACCCTGGAAGCCcatcagcagctgcaggagttaaggtcaaatatattttacacatggcactgaaaatggaaatatatcatatttgaCTCTGAGTCAAAAACAAGTCCTATTAACCTCACATTATCTTCTTTAGGTGCGGCAGTTTGTGTGCCAGGTGAATGGACAGTGTGTTCTCTATCTGGACTACAGGACAGTATCCAGGCTGGTGAAGACCGGGCCTCGCACTGTTGTTCTGGAAGTTCTGGAACCGTTggaatgacaacaacaacagttttcTAGTCTAGCTCTTGGTTTGGACACAACTACATTTGctgaaactgaaatataatattatgtaatgtattttttttatcagttataGCCAAGACTGTATATAGCCTATGCTcatttctgaagaaaaaaacctaaaaatcaatcaatgaaCATGGTTATTGTGCTATTTTAAAGAACCTAATTTCCTGAGTGATAAATGTTAGCTTTTTATgcctgaaaataaaacatagtgaCAATGCAACCACAATGTATACTAACTTTTGGCCATCCAGCCCCTGTTCCAGCCCCTGCCCAGCTCCCTTCTGCAACTTCCGTCTTTTATTCGTCGCCATTTTGGATCGAGAGTTGGCTCACTAGAAATAGGTAACGGTAGCTAGCAGCCTGGCCTGACCACAAGTGCAATAATTACTCAGAGCACATGTAGTGGTCCTGCCTTTCATCAGTGTGGGGGTTTCCATGAGCTGTGCACCGCTCTGCCCTGCCTTTCATTCCTCCAGCTAGCCACCAGCTACAGTAGAGCAGATGTcagagctagctagctagccttGTTAGCTAGCTGTGGAGCTGAGCATCAGCACCGGCTCTGAGGAGAGCGAACATCACCATCAGTCTGAACGTCCCGACCAGCCGGGCAGCGTCTTTGTTAGCAATTCATGAAGTGAGGAAACCGGTGCAGACTTAGTCCCCAGACGTACCACAGGTGAGTGAGACGCATCCAGTGGAAAACGAAGAATACGTAACCATAACCGGCTGTTCGGCGCGAACCGTGGTGCTAGCGAAGTGATGTTATGTGATCATGCAGACATGAGCGTGCAACACAGCTAATTTGGCTAATACACTGACGCTAGCCTACAAAGCTAACAACATGTGCTGTGAAACTCCAGTTAACGTTACGTGGctagtatacacacacacacacatgtgtgacAGACATAGTGCAGCAGGACAGTCCTCGGGTCTGCTCCGTTTCACTGTGCCTGATCAAACCAGCAATAAAGGAAGCTAACTTGAAGCATGCTCACTGGAATAGTGCTGGGCCCCTCGAGAAAACTGAAGTCTTGAGCATGGATAAAGTAACCCTGTCAAAAGTAAATCCGTTGACAGTGATTTATTGACTCGAGACATGCGTTGAAAGGGCGTGTCGCCTGTTTGTGAAGTCAGTTTTTTTCAAGTTGGTAATTATTGATTGAGATTTAGTGTGACGTTTGAAAACATACTTAATAGTCTGATGACTGTGATTTGGCTTAAAATTAGCCTGGACGTTACCTAAAACTAATAAGCagtttatttttgcagtttgcCAGGAGAGATGTATCAACTTCCAGTGAATAACCTGACAAGAATTAGGAGAGCTAGGAAACAAGTGAAAAAAGCACTTGGAGACATTGGGCTGGAGTACTGCAAGGAGGCAGCAGAGgtgagtttatttttgttgcatgaCAGTAGAAGctctaaattaaaatgaaaaacattgctTATTATGTAGCTTCCAGaatattttaattcatgtttcaaaagataaatgtaGGTGTGTATTTAAGTCTTAAATGtctatttagaaaatgttttacctCAAATGTAAAAGCAATTAAGGCCAACTGAAATATATGCTGACTCTGAGGAAGCACAATTTATTCAAAATCAGTGTGGCTAACATTACAAAGTATGCTGTCAACATGCCTGATCTTATTTAAACTACCTATTGTATATTATAACAATACGTGATAATATGCTTTTATCTTTCCACAGGAGTTCAAAGAGTTCTGTCCTGATGAGCAATTTGTAAAGGCTAGTCTTTGCCTTGATATCTGTGCATGGGATCCATCTTACTCCAAAACGCAGGTGAATCTTACTTTTTTTGTCCAAGACCTTTTGAAATGCTTACGCAAAAATCACCGTATTTTTCTTAATtgccattgtttttttccccccctaaTGTCTTTTAGGAATACAGATCAAAGCCATTTTGCTGCACAGAGTGCTCCTTTTCTTCCAAATACTACTCAGGCTACAAGAATCACTTCCGCAATGTACACAGGAAAATCTTTGAGAGTAAAATTCTGCTCAACTGTCCATACTGCACGTTCACTGCAAGCAAGAGAATTTTGGAGACGCATGTTAAAATATTCCACATACCCAGTTCAGCACGGCAGAATTATGGAAACTCACAGGGAGCTACACTGGGAAAGAAGGACAAAACATTTCTTGATAGGGTCAAACAGGGAGATGGTGTCGAGAAACCAATGTACTTTTGCAAAAAATGCACATTCCGGGACAGTCTCTACAATGTTGTGAGAAGGCACATCTACAGGGAACATTTTCGTCATATTGTCTCCCCATATTTTGCTATGGTTCCTGAATCATCCGTCAAAAACGGGGCTAGTCCTGTCAATGGCAACAACATCCTCTGCAAGCGCTGCCAGTTTTCCACTCGCAGCTATGAGGCTCTAGTACAGCATGTTGTAGAGTACCACGAGCGAATTGGTGCTCAAGTGACCACCATGATTGGACATGCTAACATTATTGTCTCCAGGGCTCAATCCTTGCCAGTCGCTTCTCAGAAGGCCCCTCTGATCATAAGGGGCCAAACACATAGAACTGACCCAACAGCTCAACCAGTTATTGGCTATTTAAAGCCATCGGCCCCTGTTAAGAATCAGTCCTCCATCAAAGCCAGTCAGATGCGTGCAACAGTTCCTAGCAAAATCTCAGTGTCTGAAAGTAATGCTGCCGGTGTAAACACGGCACAGACACAGAAGTGGAAGATATGTACAGTTTGCAATGAGCTTTTCCCTGAAAACCTCTACAATGCTCATTTTGAGAGTGCACACAAGGCAAAGAGAGTGTGGGCACTGGCCAAGTACATCATGAAAATCCACAACTTCACCAGCAAGTGTTTGCTTTGCAACCGCTATCTGCCCAGCGACACGCTGCTTAACCACATGCTAATCCACGGTCTCACCTGTCCACAGTGCCACTCTGCTTTCcacaatgttgaaaaaatcattgAGCATGTTGCTCAGGCTCATCCTGAGGACTTTGTTGGACCCCCTGGTGCATCacctttaacctttgacctcaccCTTAAACAAGATAAGTCCTGTAACGTACAGCTTGTTGTGCTCACTTTTAACATGAAAGAATCTATAAATGGTAAAGATCAATCTGCCCTCGCTAAGAATAGTGTTCCACCTCAGGTCAAACTCACTGCTCCCAGAATcattgaaaagaaaagtgacCCATTTGCTAGGAGTTTTTCCGCACTGCCGCACAAGAGTGAGGTCGGTAAGACTCTGTGTCCGCTGTGTTTCACTATCCTCAAAGGTCCCATCTCGGATGCTTTGGCCATGCATCTGAGGGAGCGACACCAAGTTCTCCAAACAATGCAtcctgttgaaaaaaagatgacatACAAGTGCATTCATTGCCTGGGAGTGTACACCAGTAACATGGTGGCCTCTACAATCACGCTGCATCTTGTGCAGTGCAGGGCCGTTGGTAGGAACCAGGCAGGCCAAGGCTTCAAGTCGGCCTTGACTCTGAACTCATCGGGGGCTGGCTTCCTCAAGAGACAGCCACCGACGCAGGCCATGTCCAACCCCAAGAAGATGAAACTGAGCAAGGAGTCAAAGATTTCTTCCACAACCGTTGGGAATCACTCCGAATCTGATGGCCTCGCTCTGGATCCTAGAAGCTATGAGCACAAGACGTACGAGGCCAGGAAAAATTTCCTGACGTCCTACTTCAACCGACGACCATACCTCTCTCCTCAAGAAGAGGAGAAGCTGTCCGCGAGTCTGTGGCTCTGGAAATCTGACATTGCTAGTCACTTTGCAAACAAGCGAAGGATGTGCGAGAGACAATGCGAGACCAAGAAGCTGTCTGTGCTGCTCGGCTTTGACATGTTCGCTCTAAATAAAGTTAAGCATGACTTGATCTTTGTGGAGAGCAAGCTTGGTGGCACCTCCACAGGGAGATCTGGAGGCCTCAAGTCTGGCACACCAAGCACAGACCAAAACAAGCAGTGCGAGACACTAAACTGTACCTTAAAACTCAGTACATGCGCAGAGACCATTTCCATTGACTCAGACAGTGAACCAGAAATGGAGGATAGACCGACTGAGAATGGAAATGTTGAAACAGACAAAGACGAGAATGTAAAATCTGAGGAAGCAGCAAACctgacagaagagacagaaccTTTGAACACGGACGATACCTCAACAGAGAAGGAGAGCTCTTTGCAAGATGGGAAAGCAAATGCTTGGATGACTTTCTGTTAGTGTCCCTGCTTAGCAGTGTGCCTGCTTAGCTGGAGTTGTATAAatcaagacaaagaaaaagaaaaaaaacaggtctaCGGTTACAATTCACAATTGTTCGGTCAAATGGCATGGGTGACTAAAACGCTTCAATTCTAGATGTTGACCTTGTTACCAGtgctggaaggaaggaagaaaaatatacattatagtGCATAAATATGGCATATGTAAGTgacactgtatatattttagCCTTCTTTGTTAGTTTCTTCATACAATCTATTATTCACTTGTAATTGTCACAAGATTTTTGAAATCATTATGCCAACTTCCCCACTtccatatgtttttgtttttttctctgacaaaGAACTGTATCATATTGTCATTTCACACTTAGAACGTGTAGGATATGCTAACCGCTTATGTACATGGTTAagtaaatatgtttgttaaataaaaccttttaattttttttcctactcCCGTTACTCAATCTGAAGATCATTTGTGCCAGGTGTttttaaaactcattttaaaaacattaagtaaagaacatagtggagcattaaaagttaaatagaGCAGCATAAACAGGTCATAAGAAGTTTTTCATGTAGTCATTGATGCCTTATCTCAAAAGGAAAGTAATGGAAACCAAGCTTAAATCCTGCTTTTTATTTGGATAACTGTATGGGGTGTGGTCAAGACATAAAAAGTTTTGCAAATACATGCTttagaaaaagaacatttgttaCTAAATTTACCATTCAGTACATTAAGCATTCAAGTGatacttcaaaaaaaaagtttagatgCTAAAATAAGCTTTCATTAACAAGTAAAAACattgcaaatgttttacaaGGTTGGGaatacattaaattaattttaaactaaaataaaatagatcCAGCTTTCTGAATGCAAAGATTCCATACTGTTTTAGTACTAAACTCAAACTACGACGCAGGTTTGGAGTCCCTCCATGTACATTTGAAATCTATCTAGAATATACGTACATGCTTTTCCAGTGAGTAAGCTTTCGTTTCAAGGGCCCCTTAACTTCCGGCCCGTCGCAGCGTTGATTGGTGCAGCGGCAGGAGGAGGCGGGACTTAAGCTTGTACAGTAGCGGAATTGGCCAACCGCCAGCGTGCATCAGAGTCCAGGCCACAGAGTCTGCAGCTGCAAAAATGTCCATATTGTGTCTGCATTCACAACTACAGCTTTTAGTAACTCCATAGCTGCACTCTGAAAGGGAAAACATCATATTAGCAGTTGTAAGTATAACTGTCAACGATGATAACCTCATATACGTCCCATGGTTGTAGCTTGTAGTCGGCTTGGATGCGTTTTCCTATGGCCTGTTTATAAACAGCTAGTTAGCACATAAAGCTAAAACTGGTAGTACTACGTGACTTGTAGGCAGAGCTGTCAGCGGGGGCAGGTTGGCATCTAACATTAGACGCACTTCATATACATTGTAATCATTTAATGCTAATCGATTTCGCAATAGTGAGCTTGTAAGGCTGCTATTTAGCTAATGTGTGTTAGCTCGcgattatttttaaatgtttacagcaGTATTAGATAGTAGGTTGTATTTTTCTTGCCATTACAGTTATCCATCAGTTTTCAGTTATGTCTAAACTCTTGTAGTAAAATATATCAGCAGAATGCCGAAACGAGCAGTGAACATTTTATACAGTATCATTGTGTGCTCATAGAGTGGATATATTACAAATCAATCTGCAATTAAACTGCATTGCCCATCAATGATAATGTGACAGACTTGATGTTTTTGTGATGGATGACACAACTCCAGCAAGTTTTCAGAGTTTCCTAAAAGATGTTCATGTACATCAATTAATTGAATCCAATGGATGctaaaacacatgcaaatgttTGCTTACAGATATTAATCAAAGCTTTTTCTCATTCCCGTATGCTTCCAGGCTGCTATTGCTAGCTGCAACATAAGGAGAAGAAGCTCTAATGTGACAGCTGACAGACTGAGAGGAATGGCAGGAGAAAACATGGGGTCATATTAGACCGGCTGTGTGTTGGAGGTTCACTTTGTGGAAATAATGTCGAACATTAACAGAGAGCTGGTGGAGTTCTTTATAAGCTACAAGCTGTCTCAGAAGAACTACCCAACCTCTCTGCTGAGGCCAGAGGATGCTGGAGGAAGGACGGAGGGAAACAAGGCCAACTCAGCTTCCAGTAACGGCCTGCTGGTCAACAGCAGAAATGGGGGCGGCCAGCCGGGGATGTCATCGCCCCCGTGTGGTGACATAGAGGCTGTAAAGGCAGCTCTCCGGGACTCAGCCGATGAGTTTGAACTGCTCTTCACACAAGCGTTCAGTGACCTTTCCTCGCAGGTAGACATCACTCCTGACACAGCCTACCACAGCTTTAAGAGCGTGATGGACGAGGTGTTCAAAGATGGAGTCAACTGGGGGCGTGTAGTGGGCCTGTTTGCCTTTGGCGGTGTGCTGTGTTTGGAATGCATAGAGAAGGATATGAGCGAGCTGGTTTCCCGCATCGCAGACTGGATGACCTTGTACCTTGATGAGCACATCAGTGCATGGATCCAGAGCCAGGGAGGATGGGTGAGTCGACCTGGGATGAACTTAACATGCAGCTTCATTTAAGGCACTGTTACTGTGTCAATTTGAAAGACAAACCTTTATGACTGTACTGATTCCCACTGCCTCAGGGCCTTAAGGTGGCTCTGAAAGGTTGTAGCTTGATTT
This portion of the Anoplopoma fimbria isolate UVic2021 breed Golden Eagle Sablefish chromosome 17, Afim_UVic_2022, whole genome shotgun sequence genome encodes:
- the adnpa gene encoding activity-dependent neuroprotective protein a; this translates as MYQLPVNNLTRIRRARKQVKKALGDIGLEYCKEAAEEFKEFCPDEQFVKASLCLDICAWDPSYSKTQEYRSKPFCCTECSFSSKYYSGYKNHFRNVHRKIFESKILLNCPYCTFTASKRILETHVKIFHIPSSARQNYGNSQGATLGKKDKTFLDRVKQGDGVEKPMYFCKKCTFRDSLYNVVRRHIYREHFRHIVSPYFAMVPESSVKNGASPVNGNNILCKRCQFSTRSYEALVQHVVEYHERIGAQVTTMIGHANIIVSRAQSLPVASQKAPLIIRGQTHRTDPTAQPVIGYLKPSAPVKNQSSIKASQMRATVPSKISVSESNAAGVNTAQTQKWKICTVCNELFPENLYNAHFESAHKAKRVWALAKYIMKIHNFTSKCLLCNRYLPSDTLLNHMLIHGLTCPQCHSAFHNVEKIIEHVAQAHPEDFVGPPGASPLTFDLTLKQDKSCNVQLVVLTFNMKESINGKDQSALAKNSVPPQVKLTAPRIIEKKSDPFARSFSALPHKSEVGKTLCPLCFTILKGPISDALAMHLRERHQVLQTMHPVEKKMTYKCIHCLGVYTSNMVASTITLHLVQCRAVGRNQAGQGFKSALTLNSSGAGFLKRQPPTQAMSNPKKMKLSKESKISSTTVGNHSESDGLALDPRSYEHKTYEARKNFLTSYFNRRPYLSPQEEEKLSASLWLWKSDIASHFANKRRMCERQCETKKLSVLLGFDMFALNKVKHDLIFVESKLGGTSTGRSGGLKSGTPSTDQNKQCETLNCTLKLSTCAETISIDSDSEPEMEDRPTENGNVETDKDENVKSEEAANLTEETEPLNTDDTSTEKESSLQDGKANAWMTFC
- the si:dkeyp-97e7.9 gene encoding DEP domain-containing mTOR-interacting protein, which produces MERTSSIRRKATARQHKGEVMIAGEQLRLRLHDGKLIKDRRYHLRTYPNCFVAQELIDWLVSHKEAPDRATAVCIMQHLMDHDIVHHVCDKRPVLKDAKLLYRFRKDDGTFPFNTEVKIFMRGQRLYEHLIGDKKSILQLREEHGVAYQRSFPGYQLIDWLLQNGEAESRRRGLELCRALQEQGIIQHVAKKHGFFDSGLLYQFCINFRRRRRLSELLNESGQDDNEGVAVSTHEDNHPDSPFVLHKNTPQDGNSAFHSVRLSKDLKQVTSGRRGSLNSLQLHSSGFPPLVQLSSTSVSCNPKSVLTRNYTCEELFAPGAPVIKKVLTVIGDALGWGFVVRGIAPCYVQAVDPGSPSAAAGVKVRQFVCQVNGQCVLYLDYRTVSRLVKTGPRTVVLEVLEPLE
- the LOC129105950 gene encoding bcl-2-like protein 1; its protein translation is MSNINRELVEFFISYKLSQKNYPTSLLRPEDAGGRTEGNKANSASSNGLLVNSRNGGGQPGMSSPPCGDIEAVKAALRDSADEFELLFTQAFSDLSSQVDITPDTAYHSFKSVMDEVFKDGVNWGRVVGLFAFGGVLCLECIEKDMSELVSRIADWMTLYLDEHISAWIQSQGGWDCFAEIFGRDSAAEASGSQESLRRWLLVGVALLMGVLVSMVIAKKQ